Proteins encoded by one window of Methylosinus sp. PW1:
- the odhB gene encoding 2-oxoglutarate dehydrogenase complex dihydrolipoyllysine-residue succinyltransferase: MTEIRVPTLGESVSEATIGRWFKKPGDAVAADEALVELETDKVTLEVNAPAAGVLTDVVAKDGETVTPGALLGQIAEGAAAAPRPAPAVPIVAPPPPAAPQPAAVAPARPPAPSAAKIAKEQGVDLSGIIGSGKQGQVLKGDVLALAARPAPVPEPAIAPPAPRPAAPPADAAREERVRMSRLRQTIAKRLKEAQSNAAMLTTFNEVDMSAVMALRNRYKDLFEKKHQVKLGFMGFFVKACCKALEEVPAVNAEIDGADVIYKHYCHIGVAVGTDKGLVVPVVRDADRMSVAEIEKAIGDFGRKAREGRLDLGDLTGGTFTISNGGIYGSLMSTPILNAPQSGILGMHKIEERPVVIAGKIEIRPMMYLALSYDHRIVDGKEAVTFLVRVKEQLEDPSRLVLDL, from the coding sequence ATGACGGAAATTCGCGTTCCGACCCTGGGCGAGTCGGTGAGCGAGGCGACGATCGGCCGCTGGTTCAAAAAGCCCGGCGACGCCGTCGCGGCGGATGAGGCGCTGGTCGAGCTCGAGACCGACAAGGTGACGCTCGAGGTGAACGCCCCCGCCGCCGGCGTGCTGACCGATGTCGTCGCCAAGGATGGCGAGACGGTCACGCCCGGCGCGTTGCTGGGGCAGATCGCCGAAGGCGCCGCCGCCGCGCCGCGTCCGGCTCCCGCCGTGCCCATCGTCGCGCCGCCGCCGCCCGCCGCTCCGCAGCCCGCCGCCGTTGCGCCGGCCCGTCCGCCGGCGCCGTCCGCCGCCAAGATCGCGAAAGAGCAAGGCGTCGATCTTTCGGGAATCATCGGCTCCGGCAAGCAGGGGCAGGTGCTGAAGGGCGATGTTCTCGCCCTTGCGGCGCGCCCCGCGCCCGTTCCCGAGCCGGCGATCGCTCCGCCGGCGCCGCGCCCGGCCGCCCCGCCGGCCGACGCCGCCCGCGAGGAGCGTGTGCGCATGTCGCGCCTGCGCCAGACCATCGCCAAGCGCCTCAAGGAAGCGCAATCCAACGCCGCCATGCTGACCACCTTCAACGAGGTCGACATGTCCGCGGTGATGGCGCTGCGCAATCGCTACAAGGATTTGTTCGAGAAGAAGCATCAGGTGAAGCTCGGCTTCATGGGCTTCTTCGTGAAGGCCTGCTGCAAGGCGCTGGAGGAGGTGCCGGCCGTCAACGCCGAGATCGACGGCGCCGACGTCATCTACAAGCACTACTGCCATATCGGCGTCGCCGTCGGCACGGACAAAGGCCTCGTCGTGCCGGTGGTGCGCGACGCCGATCGCATGAGCGTCGCCGAGATCGAGAAGGCGATCGGCGATTTCGGCAGGAAGGCGCGCGAGGGAAGGCTCGATCTCGGCGATCTGACCGGCGGCACCTTCACCATCTCCAATGGCGGCATTTACGGCTCGCTGATGTCGACGCCCATTCTCAATGCGCCGCAATCCGGCATTTTGGGCATGCATAAGATCGAGGAGCGGCCGGTCGTCATCGCCGGCAAGATCGAGATCCGCCCGATGATGTATCTCGCGCTTTCCTATGACCATCGCATCGTCGACGG